In a single window of the Scophthalmus maximus strain ysfricsl-2021 chromosome 18, ASM2237912v1, whole genome shotgun sequence genome:
- the LOC118289856 gene encoding bromo adjacent homology domain-containing 1 protein has protein sequence MTHARQKGSLRQSRSSAEWSDNCPLWPHGGTMGGAWPERSLRFGRTKKICDVIKQGKDRGKKMTQKRERREKSDQNRKLDRRRDKKLDRKLYPLRGRAGGSGEEGLSCHVLLTRLEESIREKKSSEERESHHPRQQLSLKLKPKPKKGKRNERREAKNSPKNKSKSVGPSHGDCIDVLQPRKRRLASLNAEAVNSLLLERATDPQPAAKQAKRQEEPTNGRGSPHADSARSGVPGGLKASRGPKASRGVSKVPTSPRLELCQSSKMVRKAKVKRGEESGEMSQERLDAPAPRRLAGLNAAALLKLTSSSATSKQRLKASPTATITSDCKAPTAVSAPKQDSRVKLGHKGRPQKQKGKKAPSPHTDCTACKEKADFESKVDWETNSCTHRLTKPGYQSRSMLAYPLKQVKEEQLETELSPYYCCPPEGSVEYCHRLAFFLGQQPYGESNEQPINTAMTPVKRECLVTSPSLTHSHPHTALTLSPHPCLCTADHCFSSYYVHIAHPTHTGTTSPALASRPLNFAPSSLCPNRMRGPKLLGSRLSNASGLAHPAYCNSVASPCYGDACGVNGYTYRAMPPVTSRGCSFSTGCTGCTHSIKTEGYASPQGDHSPSLLVSPSLPVSSCPLSTVPTSTQTKPHLLTPLSGRDQPQARLKLARECPQSTKPSNGSLSIGRTRLPQKQPSTVPSLSSTKQKKISRRRATNGWRPVGIPSERDVFIAGEDVTALRQCYEGVERDGEVIHVRDTVLLRSGPRKKSLPYVAKISALWEDPKTGELMMSLFWYYRPEHTQGGRDPSAHCENEIFASRHQDENSVACIEDRCYVLPLAQYCRFCALVKRRAEGVPSGSASMVPCCPEFAPPSHRCVPTDVDPELVYLCRHVYDFRYGRILKNLQ, from the exons ATGACTCACGCAAGGCAGAAGGGTTCCCTCAGGCAGAGCCGCAGTAGTGCTGAGTGGTCGGACAACTGTCCTCTTTGGCCACATGGTGGCACTATGGGCGGCGCCTGGCCTGAGCGCTCTCTACGATTTGGCAGGACAAAGAAgatatgtgatgtcatcaaacaaGGGAAAGATAGAGGCAAGAAGATGActcaaaagagagagagaagagagaaatctGATCAGAACAGAAAACTTGACCGACGGCGTGACAAGAAATTGGACAGGAAGTTGTATCCCTTGAGGGGTCGGGCTGGGGGTTCAGGTGAGGAGGGGCTCAGCTGCCATGTCCTCCTCACTCGACTGGAGGAAAGCATCCGTGAAAAGAAGAGttctgaagaaagggaaagCCACCATCCACGCCAACAGTTGTCCCTCAAACTCAAACCCAAACCCAAAAAAGGGAAACGCAATGAAAGACGAGAGGCGAAGAAttcaccaaaaaacaaatcaaaatctgTCGGCCCAAGTCATGGGGATTGTATTGATGTCTTACAACCGCGCAAGCGAAGACTGGCGTCTCTCAATGCTGAGGCAGTGAACAGTCTTCTGCTTGAAAGGGCTACTGACCCTCAGCCAGCAGCCAAACAGGCCAAGAGACAGGAGGAACCCACGAATGGACGGGGTTCCCCACATGCAGACTCAGCCAGAAGTGGTGTACCCGGAGGTCTGAAGGCTTCACGAGGTCCAAAGGCTTCACGAGGTGTTAGTAAAGTTCCTACGTCTCCTAGACTTGAACTGTGCCAAAGCTCTAAGATGGTCAGGAAGGCCAAAGTCAAACGTGGTGAGGAGAGCGGGGAGATGAGTCAGGAGAGACTGGATGCTCCTGCCCCCAGACGATTGGCTGGACTCAACGCCGCAGCCCTGCTGAAGTTAACCAGCTCCTCTGCTACCAGCAAACAGAGATTAAAGGCTTCACCCACAGCTACCATCACATCAGACTGCAAGGCTCCGACTGCGGTCTCAGCCCCAAAGCAGGACTCGAGAGTAAAACTCGGACACAAGGGGCGACCACAAAAGCAGAAGGGTAAGAAGGCCCCCTCCCCGCACACAGACTGCACAGCCTGCAAGGAGAAGGCAGACTTTGAGTCTAAAGTGGACTGGGAGACCAACAGCTGCACCCATAGACTGACCAAACCAGGCTACCAGTCACGCAGCATGCTAGCATACCCGCTAAAGCAAgtgaaggaggagcagctggagaccGAACTGAGCCCGTACTACTGCTGTCCCCCAGAGGGCTCAGTGGAATACTGCCACCGTTTGGCCTTCTTTCTGGGCCAACAGCCCTACGGAGAATCAAACGAACAGCCCATTAACACAGCCATGACCCCTGTGAAGCGTGAGTGCCTCGTAACCTCACCGTCCCTGACCCATTCCCACCCGCACACGGCCCTGACCCTCAGCCCCCACCCCTGCCTCTGCACCGCTGACCACTGCTTCTCCAGTTACTACGTCCACATCGCCCACCCgacacacactggaacaacgTCACCAGCCCTGGCCTCACGACCTCTGAACTTTGCCCCTTCCAGTTTGTGCCCTAATCGGATGAGAGGCCCCAAGCTCCTGGGTTCGCGGCTGTCCAACGCCTCGGGTCTGGCCCACCCCGCCTACTGCAACTCTGTGGCTTCGCCCTGTTATGGTGATGCCTGCGGGGTCAATGGCTACACCTACAGAGCCATGCCTCCCGTCACCAGCAGGGGGTGTTCTTTCAGCACAGGATGCACTGGATGTACACATAGCATCAAAACAG AGGGTTACGCCTCCCCTCAGGGTGACCACAGCCCCTCTCTTCTGgtgtccccctccctgcccGTCTCCAGCTGCCCTCTATCCACTGTGCCCACTTCCACCCAGACTAAACCCCACCTGCTGACCCCCCTGTCTGGGCGAGACCAGCCCCAGGCCAGGTTAAAGCTGGCCAGGGAATGCCCTCAGAGCACCAAGCCCTCCAATGGCTCCCTGTCCATAGGTCGCACACGGCTGCCTCAGAAACAGCCGTCAACCGTGCCAAGCCTGAGCAgcaccaaacaaaagaaaatcagccGCAGACGGGCCACCAATGGCTGGCGGCCGGTTGGAATACCCTCAGAGAGGGATGTCTTCATTGCG GGAGAGGATGTGACGGCCCTGCGGCAGTGTTATGAAGGCGTCGAGAGGGACGGTGAAGTGATACATGTCAgagacactgtgctgctgcgaTCGGGCCCCAGGAAGAAATCCCTCCCATATGTTGCCAAGATATCTGCGCTGTGGGAGGACCCCAAAACCG GGGAGCTGATGATGAGTCTTTTCTGGTACTACCGACCTGAGCACACCCAGGGAGGCCGAGATCCCAGCGCACACTGTGAG AATGAGATTTTCGCCTCTCGGCATCAGGATGAAAATAGTGTGGCCTGCATAGAAGACAGATGCTATGTTCTCCCTTTAGCCCAGTACTGTAG ATTTTGTGCCTTGGTGAAGCGGCGCGCCGAAGGCGTCCCATCTGGCAGCGCCAGCATGGTGCCCTGCTGCCCCGAATTCGCGCCCCCCTCACACCGCTGTGTGCCCACAGACGTTGACCCCGAGCTGGTATATCTCTGCCGGCACGTATACGATTTCCGCTACGGACGCATCCTGAAGAACCTGCAGTAG